ATCAGAGCAAACCTTACCCGGACCTCAGTGAAGTCCAGGGCCAGACCGCCGCCAAACGCGCGCTGATCGTCGCCGCAGCCGGCGCGCATAACCTTTTATTCAGCGGCCCGCCCGGAACCGGCAAAACCCTGCTCGCCAGTCGTCTGCCTGGTTTGCTGCCACCGTTGGACGAACATGAGGCGCTGGAAGTCGCGGCGATTCAATCGGTCGCCAGCCAGATTCCGCTGACCAGCTGGCCGCAGCGGCCGTTCCGTCAGCCGCACCACTCGGCGTCCGGCCCGGCGTTAGTGGGCGGCGGCAGTCGCCCGCAGCCGGGGGAAATCACCTTGGCGCATCATGGCGTGCTGTTTCTCGATGAGCTGCCGGAATTCGACCGTCGGGTTCTGGAAGTGCTTCGCGAGCCGCTAGAGTCGGGCCATATCGTGATTTCGCGGGCGCGGGACCGGGTGCGCTTTCCGGCGCGTTTTCAGCTGGTCGCGGCGATGAATCCCTGTCCGTGCGGCTATCTGGGCGAGCCCACCGGGCGCTGTCGTTGTTCTACCGAGCAGATCCAGCGTTATCGCAACAAATTATCCGGCCCGCTGCTGGACCGGATTGATCTGCACCTGACCGTGGCGCGGGAAGCGACGTCGCTCAATCCTGCGCCGCAGCAAGGCGACGACACCGCCAGCGCCGCCAAATGGGTCGCGCAAGCCAGGGAACGTCAGCAGCGGCGCCAGGGTTGCGCCAATGCATTTCTCGATTTGCCCGGCCTGCGCCAGCATTGTGGGTTGTCTGCTGCCGATGAAGCCTGGCTGGAAACAGCATGCGAGCGACTGACGCTGTCACTGCGCGCCGCCCACCGCCTGCTGAAAGTGGCGCGCACGCTGGCTGATCTGGAACAAGTCGAGGCGATCAACCGCAGTCATGTGGCGGAGGCGTTGCAGTATCGGCCTTCGAGTCATTGAGCGCGCGGGCGACATGATCCTTGTGGGAGCGAGCTTGCTCGCGAAGGCAATGTTTCATACCTACCTATTCGCGAGCAAGCTCGCTCCCACAGAATTAACTGATCAACGAAACCGATCAACCTCAGTGCGCAATTCCGCCGCCAACGCATTCAGTTCTTCGGCGGTCACTGCCAGATGCGAGACCACTTCGCGCTGTTCGGTATTGGCCATCGCGATGCTTTGCAGGTTACTGCTGAGCAAGGTCGCGGTGCTGCTTTGTTCCTGGGTCGCTGTGGTGATCGCAGCAAACTGCTCACCGGCGGAACGGCTTTGCTCGTCGATCTGCGCCAGCGCGGCGGCGACCTTGGCATTGAGTGACAGACCTTCCTGCATCAACGCATTGCCCTGCTGCATCGTACTGATGGCATTGCCGGTTTCCTGCTGGATGCTGGCGATCATGCCGGAGATTTCATCGGTGGCCTTGCGCGTCCTGGATGCCAGGCTGCGCACCTCATCTGCTACCACCGCAAAACCACGGCCCTGCTCACCGGCGCGCGCCGCTTCGATGGCCGCGTTGAGAGCCAGCAAGTTGGTCTGATCGGCAATCGAGGTGATCACGCCAACGATGCTGCCGATTTCCTGAGAGCGCTGCCCCAACGTATCGATAACCGTGGCGGTGCTGCTGAGCGAGGAAGCAATCTGCTCAAGGGAAGAGGACGCCTCCTGCATCGAGGCGCGACCGATACGGGTTTGCTGGGCATTGTCACTGGCCAGACGTTCGGTATTGCCCATATTGTCGGCGATGTTCAGGGAAGTAGCGCTGAACTCTTCGACAGCGCCAGCCATGCTGGTGATTTCGCCGGACTGCTGTTCCATACCTTCGTACGCACCGCCCGACAGGCCGGACAACTCATGAGCGCGGCTGCTGACTTGCTGAGCGGCCGTGCGGATGTGGGAAACCATTGTCGACAAGGCTTCACCCATCTTGTTGAAGCTGCCCGCCAACTGACCGATTTCGTCGTGACTGGACACATTCAGGCGCACGCTCAAATCACCGGCACCCAAGGCTTCAGCCTGACGCACCAGATCGGACAACGGCTGCAGTTTGCTGCGCAACAGCCAGATTGCCGCACCTACTGCGATAAACATGGCCAACAGGCTGCCAATGGCCAGCTGCGTGCCGACGCTCCAGGTCACCGCGCTGATTTCAGCTTTCGGCATGCTGGCGAGCACTGTCCACGGGCCGTCCTTGAACGGCTGGGCAACACTGTAGAAATCCTGGCTGGTATCGTTCCAGAACTGACCCTTGCCCGGCTGCTTGACGACGTCAGCAACGGTTTTGCCTGCCTGTTCCGGGGCTTTCACGCCTGCCGGTGGGACCAGCCAGCGGCCTTGATCATCCAGCAGCGCCAAGGAACCTGTTGTACCGATGCGAAAATTCTTCAGGTTTTCGAACTGAGCGTTTTGCGCATCGGTGTAATCGA
This genomic window from Pseudomonas sp. G.S.17 contains:
- a CDS encoding methyl-accepting chemotaxis protein — protein: MSKPRARIASQLGIALAVILAVVISGSTVFALRSLDSANLVIREEHMGSEARLLADQLATFHSTLRDSTQRLAGLFEKRFAAGLTVQADKTVTVAGVQTPGLYEGANALNNDFTEVDSFRQLTAGVATVFVRSGDDFIRISTSLTKQDGTRAIGTQLDHKSPAYDRLIAGQNYVGKTVLFDRNYMTQYSPVRDTSGKVIAVLFVGFDYTDAQNAQFENLKNFRIGTTGSLALLDDQGRWLVPPAGVKAPEQAGKTVADVVKQPGKGQFWNDTSQDFYSVAQPFKDGPWTVLASMPKAEISAVTWSVGTQLAIGSLLAMFIAVGAAIWLLRSKLQPLSDLVRQAEALGAGDLSVRLNVSSHDEIGQLAGSFNKMGEALSTMVSHIRTAAQQVSSRAHELSGLSGGAYEGMEQQSGEITSMAGAVEEFSATSLNIADNMGNTERLASDNAQQTRIGRASMQEASSSLEQIASSLSSTATVIDTLGQRSQEIGSIVGVITSIADQTNLLALNAAIEAARAGEQGRGFAVVADEVRSLASRTRKATDEISGMIASIQQETGNAISTMQQGNALMQEGLSLNAKVAAALAQIDEQSRSAGEQFAAITTATQEQSSTATLLSSNLQSIAMANTEQREVVSHLAVTAEELNALAAELRTEVDRFR
- a CDS encoding YifB family Mg chelatase-like AAA ATPase, coding for MSLAIVHSRAQVGVEAPAVTVEAHLANGLPTLTLVGLPEGAVKESKDRVRSAILNSGLKFPDRRITLNLAPADLPKDGGRFDLAIALGLLAANGQVPLTALQDVECLGELALSGAIRPIQGVLPAALAARAAERTLIIPAVNAEEACLASGLRVIAANHLLELVAHFNGQVPIAPYQASGLLHQSKPYPDLSEVQGQTAAKRALIVAAAGAHNLLFSGPPGTGKTLLASRLPGLLPPLDEHEALEVAAIQSVASQIPLTSWPQRPFRQPHHSASGPALVGGGSRPQPGEITLAHHGVLFLDELPEFDRRVLEVLREPLESGHIVISRARDRVRFPARFQLVAAMNPCPCGYLGEPTGRCRCSTEQIQRYRNKLSGPLLDRIDLHLTVAREATSLNPAPQQGDDTASAAKWVAQARERQQRRQGCANAFLDLPGLRQHCGLSAADEAWLETACERLTLSLRAAHRLLKVARTLADLEQVEAINRSHVAEALQYRPSSH